The following proteins are encoded in a genomic region of Tachysurus fulvidraco isolate hzauxx_2018 chromosome 22, HZAU_PFXX_2.0, whole genome shotgun sequence:
- the LOC113652850 gene encoding protein NipSnap homolog 2-like: MAPGDLQRCLSRLYSAKYSIRTNGQLNVIRGLSVSGHRNREESWFKSLFVRKVDPRKDAHSHLLAKKEESNLYKIQFHNVKPECLDAYNKLCEDVLPSIHADKYYPCELVGTWNTWYGEQDQAVHLWRYRGGYPALTEVMNKLKNNKEFLEYRKERGKMLLSRRNQLLLEFSFWNEPVPRDGPNIYELRSYQLRPGTMIEWGNYWARAIRYRQHNREAVGGFFSQIGSLYLVHHLWAYKDLQSREDTRNAVWQHEGWNEVVYYTVPLIQHMESRVMIPMKASPLK; the protein is encoded by the exons ATGGCGCCCGGAGACCTTCAGCGCTGTTTATCACGCCTTTATTCGGCGAAATACAGCATCAGGACGAACGGACAGCTCAATGTGATCAG AGGACTGTCAGTGTCCGGTCACAGAAATCGAGAGGAGAGCTGGTTTAAATCTCTGTTTGTGCGTAAAGTGGACCCAAGAAAAGACGCCCACTCTCACCTGCTGGCAAAGAAGGAAGAAAGCAACCTTTATAAAATCCAAT ttcacaatgtgaaGCCTGAATGTCTGGATGCTTATAACAAACTTTG TGAGGACGTGTTGCCTTCGATCCATGCGGATAAATACTACCCGTGTGAGCTGGTGGGAACGTGGAACACCTGGTACGGAGAACAAGACCAGGCTG TCCATCTGTGGAGGTATAGAGGAGGCTATCCAGCCCTGACTGAGGTCATGAATAAGCTGAAAAATAATAAG GAATTTTTGGAGTACAGAAAGGAACGAGGGAAGATGCTGCTCTCTCGTCGCAATCAGCTGTTGCTGGAGTTTAGTTTCTGGAATGAACCGGTTCCACGTGATGGACCAAATATCTACGAACTTCGATCGTACCAATTAAGA CCAGGAACCATGATCGAATGGGGGAATTACTG GGCTCGAGCCATTCGCTATCGGCAGCATAACCGCGAGGCCGTCGGTGGGTTTTTCTCTCAGATAGGAAGTCTTTACCTGGTCCATCATCTATGGG CGTATAAAGACCTGCAGTCCAGAGAGGACACTCGCAATGCGGTATGGCAGCATGAGGGCTGGAATGAAGTGGTCTATTACACAG TTCCCCTGATTCAGCACATGGAGTCCAGGGTGATGATTCCGATGAAGGCGTCACCCCTGAAGTGA
- the psph gene encoding phosphoserine phosphatase isoform X1 produces the protein MSLYTMTLAQMKETLRLAEAVCFDVDSTVIREEGIDELAKFCGVGDAVTEMTRKAMGGSVTFKTALTERLSIIKCSREQVNKLITDHPPQLTPGIKELVEKLHQRNVEVFLISGGFRCIVEHVAAQLGIPLDHVYANRLKFYFNGEYAGFDETQPTAESGGKGKVISLLKEKYGFKKIVMIGDGATDLEACPPASAFIGFGGNVVRQQVKEKSSWYVTSFGELIKELEKI, from the exons AT GAGTTTGTACACGATGACGTTAGCACAGATGAAGGAGACGCTGCGTCTGGCCGAGGCCGTGTGCTTTGATGTGGACAGCACTGTGATCAGGGAGGAGGGCATCGATGAGCTGGCCAAGTTCTGTGGGGTCGGAGATGCTGTGACTGAAAT GACTCGGAAGGCCATGGGAGGGTCAGTAACGTTTAAAACAGCTCTGACGGAGCGCCTGTCTATCATCAAGTGTTCACGGGAGCAAGTTAACAAACTGATAACAGACCATCCTCCTCAGCTGACTCCAGGTATTAA GGAACTTGTGGAGAAGCTTCATCAGCGCAATGTGGAGGTCTTTCTGATTTCTGGAGGGTTTCGCTGCATTGTGGAGCACGTAGCCGCTCAGCTCGGCATTCCTCTCGACCACGTCTATGCAAACCGCTTGAAATTTTACTTCAATG gagagTATGCAGGATTCGATGAGACTCAGCCCACAGCGGAATCAGGAGGCAAGGGCAAGGTGATCAGTCTGCTAAAGGAGAAGTACGGCTTCAAAAAAATAGTAATGATTGGAGATGGAGCCACTGACCTGGAAGCCTGCCCTCCTGCT AGCGCGTTCATCGGATTCGGGGGCAACGTGGTGCGGCAGCAAGTCAAAGAGAAGTCATCTTGGTACGTGACGAGTTTCGGAGAGCTGATAAAAGAACTGGAGAAGATTTAG
- the psph gene encoding phosphoserine phosphatase isoform X2 yields the protein MTLAQMKETLRLAEAVCFDVDSTVIREEGIDELAKFCGVGDAVTEMTRKAMGGSVTFKTALTERLSIIKCSREQVNKLITDHPPQLTPGIKELVEKLHQRNVEVFLISGGFRCIVEHVAAQLGIPLDHVYANRLKFYFNGEYAGFDETQPTAESGGKGKVISLLKEKYGFKKIVMIGDGATDLEACPPASAFIGFGGNVVRQQVKEKSSWYVTSFGELIKELEKI from the exons ATGACGTTAGCACAGATGAAGGAGACGCTGCGTCTGGCCGAGGCCGTGTGCTTTGATGTGGACAGCACTGTGATCAGGGAGGAGGGCATCGATGAGCTGGCCAAGTTCTGTGGGGTCGGAGATGCTGTGACTGAAAT GACTCGGAAGGCCATGGGAGGGTCAGTAACGTTTAAAACAGCTCTGACGGAGCGCCTGTCTATCATCAAGTGTTCACGGGAGCAAGTTAACAAACTGATAACAGACCATCCTCCTCAGCTGACTCCAGGTATTAA GGAACTTGTGGAGAAGCTTCATCAGCGCAATGTGGAGGTCTTTCTGATTTCTGGAGGGTTTCGCTGCATTGTGGAGCACGTAGCCGCTCAGCTCGGCATTCCTCTCGACCACGTCTATGCAAACCGCTTGAAATTTTACTTCAATG gagagTATGCAGGATTCGATGAGACTCAGCCCACAGCGGAATCAGGAGGCAAGGGCAAGGTGATCAGTCTGCTAAAGGAGAAGTACGGCTTCAAAAAAATAGTAATGATTGGAGATGGAGCCACTGACCTGGAAGCCTGCCCTCCTGCT AGCGCGTTCATCGGATTCGGGGGCAACGTGGTGCGGCAGCAAGTCAAAGAGAAGTCATCTTGGTACGTGACGAGTTTCGGAGAGCTGATAAAAGAACTGGAGAAGATTTAG